GGCTGGCCGAGGCGTTGAAGGAGACCTACGACCGCCTCGGCGACCACCAGCGGATGCTGCTGGAGTACAAGCTCTTCGAGCCCGCCTTCTACGCCACCGACGTCCCGGACTGGGGCACGTCCTACGCGCACTGCATCGAGCTGGGGGAGAAGGCGACGGTGTGCATCGACACCGGCCACCACGCCCCGGGCACGAACATCGAGTTCATCGTCGCGTTCCTGCTGCGCGCGGGGAAGCTGGGCGCGTTCGATTTCAACTCGCGCTTCTACGCCGACGACGACCTGATGGTCGGGGCGGCGGACCCGTTCCAGCTGTTCCGGATCATGTACGAGATCGTCCGCGGCGACGCCCTCGACCCGGCGTACGGGATCGCGTTCATGCTCGACCAGTGCCACAACATCGAGGCCAAGATCCCGGCGATCATCCGGTCGGTGATGAACGTCCAGGAGGCCACGGCCAAGGCGCTGCTCGTCGACCGCCCGGTGCTGCGCACCGCCCAGCAGGCGGGTGACGTCCTCGCGGCCAACGCCGTGCTGATGGACGCCTACAACACCGACGTCCGGCCGCTGCTGGCCGAGCTGCGCGAGGACTCCGGGCTCGACCCGGACCCCGTCGCGGCCTACCACCGCAGCGGGTACCAGGAGCAGATCGTGGCCGAGCGCGCCGGCGGCACGCAGGCCGGATGGGGAGCATGAGCATGACGGTGCCGGAGCAGCTCATCGCGCGCAGCAACGCGCTCGGGGCCGACCCGCGCAACACCAACTACGCCGGCGGCAACACCTCGGCCAAGGGTGCCGTCACCGACCCGGTGACCGGCGTGCCGGCGGAGGTGCTGTGGGTCAAGGGATCCGGTGGCGACCTCGGCACGCTCAAGGAGTCCGGGCTGGCCGTGCTGCGGCTGGACCGGCTGCGGTCGCTGGTGGACGTCTACCCGGGCGTCGAGCGCGAGGACGAGATGGTCGCGGCGTTCGACTACTGCCTGCACGGCCGCGGCGGTGCGGCGCCGTCGATCGACACGGCGATGCACGGCCTGGTCGAGGCTCCGCACGTCGACCACCTGCACCCGGACTCCGGCATCGCCCTGGCCACCGCGGCCGATGGTGCCGCGCTGACGAAGGAGTGCTTCGGCGACCGCGTCGCGTGGGTGGACTGGCGGCGGCCCGGCTTCCAGCTCGGCCTCGACATCGCCGCGGTCAAGGCCGCGAACCCGCAGGCCATCGGCGTGATCCTCGGCGGGCACGGCATCACGGCGTGGGGCGCGACCTCGGAGGAGTGCGAGCGGAACTCCCTCGACATCATCCGGACCGCCGAGGAGTTCCTCGCTTCGCGCGGGATCGCCGAGCCGTTCGGACCGGTCGTCCCCGGATTCGAGGCGCTCCCGGAAGCTGAACGGCACGCCCGCGCGGCGGCTTTGGCCCCGGTGGTCCGCGGGCTGGCCTCGACCGACCAGCGCGTCGTCGGGCACTACACCGACAGCGACGTCGTGCTGGAGTTCCTCTCGCGGGAGAAGCTGCAGCCTCTGGCCGCGCTGGGGACGTCGTGCCCTGACCACTTCCTCCGCACCAAGGTCCGCCCGCTCGTCGTGGACCTGCCCAGCTCGGCACCTGTCGAGGACGTCGTCGCACGGCTGAAGGAACTGCACGCCGAGTACCGCGACGAGTACCGCGCCTACTACGAGCGGCACGCCGTCGCCGATTCGCCCGCGATGCGCGGTGCCGACCCGGCGATCGTGCTCGTCCCCGGCGTCGGCATGTTCTCCTTCGGCAAGGACAAGCAGACCGCGCGCGTGGCGGGTGAGTTCTACGTCAACGCGATCAACGTCATGCGGGGCGCCGAAGCGGTCTCCACCTACGCCCCGATCGCCGAAAGCGAGAAGTTCCGGATCGAGTACTGGGCGCTGGAAGAGGCGAAGCTGCAGCGGATGCCGAAGCCGAAGCCCCTCGCCGGGCGGATCGCGCTGGTGACCGGGGCGGGGTCGGGCATCGGCAAGGCCATCGCGGTGCGGCTCGCCGCCGAGGGTGCCTGCGTCGCGATCGCCGACCTGAACGGCGACGCCGCGGCCGAAGTCGCCGGGGAGATCGGTGGTGTCGCGGTGACCGCCGACGTCACCGACGCGGCCGCCGTGCAGGCCGCGGTGGACGCCACCGTGCTCGCCTTCGGCGGCATCGACCTGGTCGTCAACAACGCCGGGCTGTCCATCTCGAAGCCGCTGCTGGAGACGACCGAACGCGACTGGGACCTGCAGCACGACGTGATGGCCAAGGGCTCGTTCCTGGTCGCGCGCGCGGCGGCGAAGGCGATGATCGACCAGGGCATCGGCGGCGACATCGTGTACATCTCGTCGAAGAACTCGGTGTTCGCCGGTCCGAACAACGTCGCTTACGGGGCCGCGAAGGCCGACCAGGCCCACCAGGTCCGGCTGCTGGCCGCCGAACTGGGCGCCCACGGCATCCGCGTCAACGGCGTCAACCCCGACGGCGTCGTCCAGGGCTCCGGCATCTTCGCCGGCGGCTGGGGCGCCCAGCGCGCCGCCGTCTACGGCGTCGAGGAGGCGAAGCTCGGTGAGTTCTACGCCCAGCGGACCATCCTGAAGCGCGAGGTGCTGCCCGAGCACGTCGCGGCCGCCGTGTTCGCCCTGACCGGCGGCGACCTCACCCACACCACCGGCCTGCACGTGCCGGTGGACGCCGGGGTGGCCGCCGCGTTCCTGCGCTGAAGGAGTTCCGATGACCCTCGACCGCATCACGCCGCGCAAGACCCGCGTCGGGCTCGTCTCGGGCGGGCTCGGCGCGTACTGGCCGCAGTTCCCTTCGCTGTTGCCGCAGCTGGAAGCTTCGGCCCGGCGCGTCGCCGAACGATTGTCCGAAATGGACTGCGAGATCGTCGACGCCGGGTTCGTCTCCGACGCGACCGAAGGTGCGGCCGCGGCGGAGAAGCTGCGGGTTGCCGGGTGCGACCTGATCGTCGGGTTCCTGACGACGTACCTGACGTCCAGCATGCTGGCGCCGGTCGCGCAGCGTTCGGGCGCGCCGGTACTGCTGCTCAACCTGCAGCCGACCGAGGCGATGGACCACGAGTCCTTCGACACCGGCGCGTGGCTGGCCTACTGCGGGGCCTGCCCGCTGCCGGAGATGGCCAACACGTTCCGCCGCGTCGGCGTCGAGTTCCGGTCGGTCTCCGGGTACCTGGAGGACGAGCGGGCCTGGACGCGGATCGAACGCTGGATCAAGGCGGCCGGCGTCCGCGCGGCGTTGCGGCACGGCCGGCACGGCCTGCTCGGACACCTCTACCCGGGGATGATGGACGTCTCGACCGACCCGACGCTCGTCTCGGGCCAGCTCGGCGGGCACGTCGAGATCCTGGAGGTCGACGACCTGCGGGTGCGCGTCGAGAAGGTCACCGACGACGAGACCGCTGCCCGGGTCGCCCTGGCCCGTGACGTGTTCACTGTGGACGATTCCGTCGTGGACGAAGACTTCGCCTGGGGCGCGCGGGTTTCGGTGGCGCTCGACCGGCTGGTGGAGGACTTCTCCCTCGACTCGCTGGCCTACTACCACCGGGGTCTCGACGGCGAGACGCACGAGCGCGTCGGCGCCGGGTTCATCCTCGGCGCGTCGCTGCTCACCGCCCGCGGCATCCCGGCGGTCGGCGAGTACGAGCTGCGGACGTCCCTGGCCATGCTGATCATGGACCGGCTCGGCGCGGGCGGCTCGTTCACCGAGCTGCAGGCGCTGAACTTCCGCGACAACGTCGTCGAGATGGGCCACGACGGGCCGGCCCACCTCGGCATCAGCGCGCGCAAGCCGCTGCTGCGCGGCCTCGGCGTGTACCACGGCAAGCGGGGCTGGGGCGTGTCGGTTGAGTTCGACGTCAAGCCCGGGCCGGTGACGCTCTGCGGGCTCGGGCAGGCGCGCGAC
The window above is part of the Amycolatopsis camponoti genome. Proteins encoded here:
- a CDS encoding bifunctional aldolase/short-chain dehydrogenase; the protein is MTVPEQLIARSNALGADPRNTNYAGGNTSAKGAVTDPVTGVPAEVLWVKGSGGDLGTLKESGLAVLRLDRLRSLVDVYPGVEREDEMVAAFDYCLHGRGGAAPSIDTAMHGLVEAPHVDHLHPDSGIALATAADGAALTKECFGDRVAWVDWRRPGFQLGLDIAAVKAANPQAIGVILGGHGITAWGATSEECERNSLDIIRTAEEFLASRGIAEPFGPVVPGFEALPEAERHARAAALAPVVRGLASTDQRVVGHYTDSDVVLEFLSREKLQPLAALGTSCPDHFLRTKVRPLVVDLPSSAPVEDVVARLKELHAEYRDEYRAYYERHAVADSPAMRGADPAIVLVPGVGMFSFGKDKQTARVAGEFYVNAINVMRGAEAVSTYAPIAESEKFRIEYWALEEAKLQRMPKPKPLAGRIALVTGAGSGIGKAIAVRLAAEGACVAIADLNGDAAAEVAGEIGGVAVTADVTDAAAVQAAVDATVLAFGGIDLVVNNAGLSISKPLLETTERDWDLQHDVMAKGSFLVARAAAKAMIDQGIGGDIVYISSKNSVFAGPNNVAYGAAKADQAHQVRLLAAELGAHGIRVNGVNPDGVVQGSGIFAGGWGAQRAAVYGVEEAKLGEFYAQRTILKREVLPEHVAAAVFALTGGDLTHTTGLHVPVDAGVAAAFLR
- the rhaI gene encoding L-rhamnose isomerase — encoded protein: MIAVGDLTAVKQALRAQRIETPSWAYANSGTRFKVFPQPGVPRTPEEKIADAATVHRFTGVAPVVALHIPWDRVDDYGALTAYARDAGVEIGAINTNVFQDEDYKLGSVTNPDAGIRRKATDHLLEAISIMDATGSRDLKLWFSDGINYPGQDDIRDRQDRLAEALKETYDRLGDHQRMLLEYKLFEPAFYATDVPDWGTSYAHCIELGEKATVCIDTGHHAPGTNIEFIVAFLLRAGKLGAFDFNSRFYADDDLMVGAADPFQLFRIMYEIVRGDALDPAYGIAFMLDQCHNIEAKIPAIIRSVMNVQEATAKALLVDRPVLRTAQQAGDVLAANAVLMDAYNTDVRPLLAELREDSGLDPDPVAAYHRSGYQEQIVAERAGGTQAGWGA
- a CDS encoding L-fucose/L-arabinose isomerase family protein — protein: MTLDRITPRKTRVGLVSGGLGAYWPQFPSLLPQLEASARRVAERLSEMDCEIVDAGFVSDATEGAAAAEKLRVAGCDLIVGFLTTYLTSSMLAPVAQRSGAPVLLLNLQPTEAMDHESFDTGAWLAYCGACPLPEMANTFRRVGVEFRSVSGYLEDERAWTRIERWIKAAGVRAALRHGRHGLLGHLYPGMMDVSTDPTLVSGQLGGHVEILEVDDLRVRVEKVTDDETAARVALARDVFTVDDSVVDEDFAWGARVSVALDRLVEDFSLDSLAYYHRGLDGETHERVGAGFILGASLLTARGIPAVGEYELRTSLAMLIMDRLGAGGSFTELQALNFRDNVVEMGHDGPAHLGISARKPLLRGLGVYHGKRGWGVSVEFDVKPGPVTLCGLGQARDGTFTLIASEGTVVPGPLLRIGNTTSRVDFGCDPGEWTDAWSASGIAHHWALGTGHRVAELTAVADLLGLDLTVVRP